Genomic segment of Anaerotignum faecicola:
TGAATTTGCCGGTGCTTTCCGCTATTTTGCAGAATCCGAGGCAACATGGCACATTGTAAAACCTGAAAACGGCATTATCGGACCGCGTGCGGCAGGTCCGATGATTCGCGCCATGACAGAGAAAGCCCAAGAGTTAGGGGCAGAGATTTATCTCGAAAGCCCGGTAAAAGAATTGATCATGGAAGATGGAAAAGCTGTTGGCGTAATTGCTGTCGACAAAGAGGGAGAAGAGATAGAAGCCCGTGCAAAAGCAGTGGTCGTTGCAACCGGTGG
This window contains:
- a CDS encoding FAD-dependent oxidoreductase, whose amino-acid sequence is EFAGAFRYFAESEATWHIVKPENGIIGPRAAGPMIRAMTEKAQELGAEIYLESPVKELIMEDGKAVGVIAVDKEGEEIEARAKAVVVATGGFGVNAKMLKEEFDLNLWEDYFPFNVPGIVGDGLNMMWDAGAQKFGANIEMIYQI